A genomic region of Pseudocalidococcus azoricus BACA0444 contains the following coding sequences:
- a CDS encoding efflux RND transporter periplasmic adaptor subunit, producing MPHWVKARLPHQPLSLALMTLLLLYPSHALGHAGHGDEFSQTESAQSANSVKLEPDIKRRLGIAVQPVQQRPLPLGIKTTGTVETLPNQSVTVTMPVGGTLVKLLVNPGQAVNAGQPLAIMSSPELAETSTQALDRKNDAIAALNQAQAELALAQENYRQQQIIAQQEIAEARSVYELAQESNTRDQELVVAGALPRRQSLASASELAKAQAALSRAESRLNVRSAATQLKQAQAQVKQAQQQIVLSERTYQTRLRQLGTQANADGTIRITAPIVGVVTLPDAADRRVVRLGESRQDAGEPILQVVNTSRVQVRGNLYEKDLGQVEIGQQVEGQASSLPNQQFQGRVTVIDPVVAGESRAVPVVIELNNTSGQLRPGMFVNLEILTGTTPKPVLVVPTSAVVETNDKRQIVFVENGAVYEPVEVETGRRAGNWVEITSGLFAGDLVVTERANQLYTQSLRGNKEPEAAAETHDDAALPWWIFVLAGLGVIGVAGGMFWAGLAWATRQERKRQALTPPGLVPEYLPKEPRILEGSHRE from the coding sequence ATGCCTCATTGGGTCAAAGCCCGATTACCCCATCAGCCTTTAAGTCTTGCTCTGATGACCCTGCTTCTCCTTTATCCCAGCCATGCTCTGGGCCATGCCGGCCATGGAGATGAGTTTTCCCAAACCGAATCAGCCCAATCTGCTAACTCGGTGAAACTAGAGCCAGACATCAAGCGTCGCCTGGGAATTGCCGTCCAACCAGTGCAACAACGCCCCTTACCCCTGGGAATTAAGACCACAGGTACAGTTGAAACGCTTCCCAATCAGAGTGTGACAGTGACAATGCCTGTCGGGGGAACTCTGGTTAAGCTGCTCGTAAACCCAGGCCAGGCCGTGAACGCCGGACAACCCCTCGCCATCATGAGCAGCCCGGAACTCGCAGAAACTAGCACCCAGGCCCTGGATCGAAAAAATGATGCCATTGCTGCCCTCAACCAGGCCCAGGCCGAACTTGCACTTGCCCAGGAAAACTATCGTCAGCAGCAGATCATTGCCCAACAGGAAATCGCCGAAGCCCGCAGTGTCTATGAACTTGCCCAAGAAAGTAACACCCGCGATCAAGAATTAGTCGTTGCTGGAGCCTTACCCCGCCGCCAATCCCTCGCCTCAGCCAGTGAACTCGCCAAAGCCCAGGCCGCACTCAGTCGGGCCGAAAGTCGCTTAAATGTCCGATCTGCGGCCACCCAACTCAAACAAGCCCAGGCCCAGGTGAAACAAGCCCAACAACAAATAGTCCTGAGTGAGCGCACCTATCAAACCCGCCTCCGCCAGTTGGGAACCCAGGCCAATGCTGATGGCACGATTAGGATTACGGCCCCGATTGTAGGTGTAGTGACATTACCGGATGCTGCGGATCGGCGTGTGGTTCGTCTGGGGGAATCGCGGCAAGATGCCGGGGAACCAATTTTGCAGGTCGTTAATACTTCACGGGTTCAAGTCCGAGGGAATCTTTACGAAAAAGACTTAGGCCAAGTTGAGATTGGACAACAAGTTGAGGGCCAGGCCAGCAGTTTGCCGAATCAGCAATTCCAAGGGCGCGTCACGGTGATTGATCCGGTTGTGGCGGGGGAGAGCCGGGCTGTGCCTGTGGTGATCGAACTGAATAACACCTCGGGTCAACTCCGGCCGGGCATGTTTGTCAATTTAGAAATTCTGACGGGAACGACCCCTAAACCTGTGCTGGTGGTACCAACGTCAGCCGTAGTCGAAACCAACGATAAACGCCAAATTGTCTTTGTCGAAAATGGCGCGGTCTATGAACCCGTGGAAGTGGAAACCGGGCGGCGGGCGGGCAACTGGGTGGAAATTACCTCTGGGTTGTTTGCGGGGGATTTGGTTGTCACAGAGCGGGCGAATCAGCTTTACACCCAATCATTACGGGGTAACAAAGAACCAGAAGCTGCGGCTGAGACTCATGACGATGCGGCTTTGCCTTGGTGGATTTTTGTCTTAGCTGGGTTAGGGGTGATTGGGGTTGCGGGGGGAATGTTTTGGGCCGGCCTGGCCTGGGCCACTCGTCAAGAACGGAAAAGGCAAGCTCTTACCCCCCCTGGCCTGGTACCGGAGTATTTACCGAAAGAACCTCGCATCTTGGAAGGCTCGCACCGGGAATAA
- the rppB gene encoding two-component system sensor histidine kinase RppB encodes MSEEQLFRQTKLKLAGYYTTVMSLILGICSVAIYQIEAYNQKQSLHRELVSIAGTLHDGLEPVLTRPGQIEPEVERLIPNLCIVVTQCHSLGSVPRIHTLSVFAQSGYYVNFWDLSKTLIATTQPRLNSNIEPNSAAPFLANHHADVYAVTLKLKTVNGQAWGYLEVGRSLEHSQAYLQTLLLYLSIGYPIAVLGIGLASWWLAGIAMQPVADSYEKIQQFTADAAHELRTPIAAMQATLETALTSEGNTNPEKQGMFQTLHRQNLRLNGLIQDLMLLTRLDLNTTPPHFQPCNLNVIVSDLIEEFSAIALEKSIVPALIAEDQLAVIGNEEHLYQLIGNLIINAIHYSPDQGEVDISLQEHKHMAQIKVTDTGPGIPDDAQARIFERFYRVNQDRSRATGGTGLGLAIAQSIAQYHHGHLTVVSQIGLGSTFILELPLARAHPIWPGSSRDQSC; translated from the coding sequence ATGAGTGAGGAACAGTTATTTCGTCAAACAAAGCTTAAGCTTGCAGGATATTACACAACGGTGATGAGTCTGATTTTAGGGATTTGCAGCGTTGCGATTTACCAGATTGAAGCCTACAACCAGAAGCAATCCCTGCATCGTGAACTTGTATCTATTGCCGGGACATTGCACGACGGTTTAGAGCCAGTTTTAACTCGACCAGGCCAAATTGAGCCAGAGGTTGAGCGGCTGATTCCAAATCTCTGTATTGTTGTCACCCAATGTCATTCCTTAGGTTCAGTTCCCCGCATTCATACCTTAAGTGTGTTTGCCCAAAGCGGTTATTATGTCAATTTCTGGGATTTATCCAAAACATTAATTGCCACGACTCAGCCGCGTCTTAACTCTAACATTGAGCCTAATTCTGCCGCCCCGTTTTTGGCTAATCATCATGCCGATGTTTATGCTGTAACGTTAAAGCTGAAAACTGTGAATGGCCAGGCCTGGGGCTATTTAGAAGTCGGTCGCAGCCTTGAACATTCCCAGGCCTACTTGCAAACGCTATTGCTCTACTTGAGTATTGGTTATCCCATTGCAGTCTTGGGCATTGGCCTGGCCAGTTGGTGGTTAGCAGGAATTGCCATGCAACCCGTCGCTGATTCCTATGAAAAAATCCAGCAATTTACCGCCGATGCCGCCCATGAATTAAGAACGCCCATTGCTGCGATGCAAGCAACCCTAGAAACTGCTTTAACCAGTGAGGGCAATACTAACCCCGAGAAGCAAGGTATGTTTCAAACACTGCATCGTCAGAATCTTCGACTGAATGGGTTAATTCAAGACCTGATGTTGCTGACTCGCTTAGATTTGAATACGACTCCCCCTCACTTTCAACCCTGTAACTTGAACGTGATTGTCTCAGATCTGATTGAAGAATTTTCAGCCATCGCGCTCGAAAAATCCATCGTGCCAGCATTGATTGCGGAGGATCAACTAGCTGTCATTGGCAATGAGGAACACCTATATCAGTTAATCGGTAATCTGATCATCAATGCCATTCACTACAGCCCGGATCAGGGTGAAGTTGACATTTCCCTACAAGAGCATAAACACATGGCCCAAATTAAAGTGACGGACACCGGGCCTGGAATTCCAGATGATGCTCAAGCTCGGATTTTTGAACGGTTTTATCGGGTGAATCAAGATCGCTCACGGGCAACGGGGGGGACTGGCCTGGGGTTGGCAATTGCTCAATCCATTGCTCAATACCATCACGGACATTTAACCGTAGTCAGCCAGATAGGCCTGGGGAGTACGTTTATTTTGGAGTTGCCCTTAGCTCGCGCTCACCCCATCTGGCCTGGAAGTAGTCGTGATCAGAGTTGTTGA